TGTTATCAAAAAGGCACTTGCTATCTCATCGTGCTCGGCTTGTGAGAGTAGATCGATCGCTATGTGGCGAGGATCAGCGCTATCATCAGCGATCACGCCTATCTCACTTGGACCAGCGATCATATCGATATTTACGTCGCCATAAACTAGTTTTTTGGCAGTCGCTACGTAGATATTGCCAGGTCCTGTGATGACATCGACCTTTGGCACGGTCGCTGTGCCGTACGCCATCGCTGCGATCGCACTTGCACCGCCTATCTTAAAGGCTGTTTTTATGCCGCAAAGGTGCATCGCAGCAAGAAGCAGAGGATTTACCTTGCCATTTGGTGCTGGAGTACAAACCACGATCTCTTTTACACCGGCCACGATAGCAGGCACTGCATTCATAAGCAGTGAGCTAGGATATGCTGCCTTACCACCAGGGATGTAAAGGCCGGCACGATCAACCGCGGTGTATTTTGCACCAAGTAAGATGTCGTGCTCATCTTTGTAGGTCCAGTCGCTTGGCTTTGTGCGCTCATGATAGCTTTTTATCCTATCGTGAGCTAAATTTAAAGCTACTCTCAGAGCATTATCTAACGAATTATAGGCAGCCTCCATCTCTTTTACGTCGATTATTATGTCGTTTTTGCCTATGACGCTAAATTTATCAAATTTTGTTATCTGGGCAAAAAGTGCACTATCACCATCTTTTCTTATCTCATCTATTATGCCTGCAACCACTGGCATTACAGCGCTCATATCATTATCACTTCGTTTAACAAGCTGTAAAAATTTACTCTCAAAATCAGCGTCACTACTATGAAAAAATTTCATTTATGCTCCTTTAATTTTAATTTTCTCTCATATCTTTGTCTTTGTGTAATGTTACCTAAAATTCCGCCCTGGTGGATATATAAAATTTCAGCTCCAAGCCTATCTAAATTTGCAAAAAGCGTGATAAAGCCAACAGGGTCATACACTAGGTCAAATTCCACGCCACTTTTGCAAGCCTCTAGCCAAATTTCATAAAGCTCTTGGTATAAATTCCCAAAATGATACTTCTTTGGGGGATTTAAAATTTGCACTTTACTATCTTTATCTAGCTCATAAATTTGCTTTTTTAGATAGTCGCCATCCCCCACGCATGGAGCAGTAAAGACTCTAAGGTCGGTGTGTTTTGCTAGGTAGCAGGCACTAGTTCCAGTGCCAGATGGCAAAAATATATCAGGCCTTATGCCACTTTTTTTGCTCCACCCATTTATCTCATTTGCCTGCGTAATAAAGCCAAGCTCAGCCTCGCTTTGCGCTACGCCCTCGTTTATAAAAAGTGCATTTTGGCTCTTTGCTAGCTCTTTGG
The DNA window shown above is from Campylobacter concisus and carries:
- the hisD gene encoding histidinol dehydrogenase, with the protein product MKFFHSSDADFESKFLQLVKRSDNDMSAVMPVVAGIIDEIRKDGDSALFAQITKFDKFSVIGKNDIIIDVKEMEAAYNSLDNALRVALNLAHDRIKSYHERTKPSDWTYKDEHDILLGAKYTAVDRAGLYIPGGKAAYPSSLLMNAVPAIVAGVKEIVVCTPAPNGKVNPLLLAAMHLCGIKTAFKIGGASAIAAMAYGTATVPKVDVITGPGNIYVATAKKLVYGDVNIDMIAGPSEIGVIADDSADPRHIAIDLLSQAEHDEIASAFLITPVEAFARAVQKHIEDELKTLKREAIAGASIRNKAAIIVAKDLKECFALMNELAVEHLEIATNDALSYMDEVTHAGAIFFGHFTPEAMGDYIAGPNHTLPTGGSARFYSPLGVENFMKRSSIISVSRKGIMHLGKSCMQLAEAEGLTAHKKSVAVRLEE
- a CDS encoding pyridoxal-phosphate dependent enzyme, with protein sequence MIDKIRLRGREFLLLRDDLLGEFNGNKARKLEYFLNADLSGIKAIVSHGSSQSNAMYSLSLFAKLKGLKFYYIVSHLNSNLKQNPVGNFKFALENGMEIFVKEKREKFAKELAKSQNALFINEGVAQSEAELGFITQANEINGWSKKSGIRPDIFLPSGTGTSACYLAKHTDLRVFTAPCVGDGDYLKKQIYELDKDSKVQILNPPKKYHFGNLYQELYEIWLEACKSGVEFDLVYDPVGFITLFANLDRLGAEILYIHQGGILGNITQRQRYERKLKLKEHK